The Castanea sativa cultivar Marrone di Chiusa Pesio chromosome 11, ASM4071231v1 genome contains a region encoding:
- the LOC142616409 gene encoding uncharacterized protein LOC142616409 has protein sequence MNRFLKAKAFQVARGENWHVDSLATLASLLTEEVPRLIKVKLVVELSIKVGAGVSMITISRRCWMDPIVNFLAEDQEPDDEKEAVKVHRVAARYWLSADRKLYQRSFGGPYLQCLHPDKVDELLIKPHEGVCGSHVGGRSLAHQAMTQEFRWPQMQKDATEYVRKCVQCQKHASLIHQPVGSLNPISSPWPFAQWGPDIVDPFPRATGNCRFVIVIVDYFTKWVEAEALANIRNVDVKKFVWKNIVTRLEVPKSLRNGQAEATNKAIINRLNRRLEGAKGKWAEELSNVLWAYRTTPRRSTGETPFSLTYRAKAVISTEVNLCSAWAESFVPTKNNELMVKHLDLLEECREFAIVRLVEYQ, from the exons ATGAATCGGTTTCTAAAAGCAAAGGCGTTTCAAGTGGCTAGGGGGGAGAACTGGCATGTTGATTCTTTGGCCACTTTGGCGTCATTATTAACTGAAGAGGTACCTCGATTAATCAAAGTAAAGCTGGTGGTAGAACTGAGTATTAAAGTAGGGGCAGGTGTTTCGATGATAACTATATCCAGGCGGTGCTGGATGGATCCAATTGTTAACTTTCTAGCCGAGGATCAAGAGCCGGATGATGAAAAAGAAGCAGTCAAGGTACACAGGGTAGCTGCTCGATATTGGTTATCAGCCGACCGAAAGTTGTACCAGAGGTCTTTTGGGGGGCCGTATCTTCAATGCTTGCATCCCGATAAAGTTGATGAGCTCTTGATCAAACCCCATGAGGGGGTGTGCGGCAGTCATGTTGGGGGACGCTCATTAGCACACCAAGCAATGACCCAGGAATTTCGGTGGCCACAAATGCAGAAGGATGCTACCGAATATGTGCGAAAGTGTGTGCAGTGTCAGAAGCATGCCTCATTGATTCATCAGCCAGTAGGGAGTCTAAATCCTATCAGtagcccatggccctttgcacagtggggtCCAGACATCGTCGACCCATTCCCCCGAGCAACAGGAAATTGCAGGTTTGTTATAGTGATCGTtgactatttcactaagtgggtggaggccgagGCATTAGCTAATATCCGGAATGTAGATGTCaagaagtttgtatggaagaacatagTGACAAGATTGGAAGTACCCAAATCCCTG AGGAACGGTCAAGCTGAAGCCACTAACAAAGCAATCATAAACAGGTTAAATAGAAGATTGGAAGGCGCTAAGGGTAAGTGGGCTGAGGAGCTGTCCAACGTTTTGTGGGCATACCGGACAACTCCTAGAAGGTCCACAGGGGAAACTCCATTTTCTCTTACATACAGGGCAAAAGCAGTCATATCGACTGAAGTGAATTTGTGCAGTGCTTGGGCTGAAAGCTTTGTCCCCACCAAGAACAATGAATTGATGGTGAAGCACCTGGACTTGTTAGAAGAATGCCGGGAATTTGCAATCGTACGGCTGGTAGAGTACCAATAG
- the LOC142616411 gene encoding uncharacterized protein LOC142616411, producing the protein MVSGRRGVLTVVLIEGCPDKQPSGKKLKLTWERISFNDDDLEGTIQPHDNALAVTAQINGFIVKTVLIDQGSGAEVMYPDLFQGHGLKNEDLSKYNTPLVGFDGRMVIPNGQISLLVNMEGKEVMVTFIVIALVSPYTIILGRPWIHAMGAVPSTLHVKVKFCAEQGIAIVRGNQQVARQCLVAVVNREIKKKEPTEEVPS; encoded by the coding sequence ATGGTGTCTGGAAGGAGAGGGGTATTGACCGTTGTGCTGATAGAAGGTTGCCCAGACAAGCAACCCTCCGGGAAGAAGTTGAAGCTCACCTGGGAACGCATTTCCTTCAATGACGATGACCTGGAAGGAACAATCCAGCCGCATGACAATGCTTTGGCAGTCACGGCCCAAATAAATGGCTTCATAGTGAAGACGGTATTGATAGATCAAGGGAGTGGTGCTGAAGTCATGTATCCTGACCTATTTCAGGGGCACGGATTGAAGAACGAGGATCTCTCTAAGTACAACACACCTCTGGTGGGGTTTGATGGTCGGATGGTGATCCCAAACGGGCAAATTTCACTTCTCGTGAACATGGAAGGCAAGGAAGTAATGGTGACATTCATAGTGATTGCCTTAGTTTCACCGTATACGATAATTCTTGGAAGGCCATGGATTCATGCAATGGGGGCAGTTCCATCCACCTTGCATGTAAAGGTCAAATTCTGTGCCGAGCAAGGTATCGCTATAGTGAGGGGGAACCAGCAAGTGGCCCGGCAGTGCTTGGTGGCTGTTGTCAACcgggaaattaaaaaaaaggaaccaaCCGAAGAGGTTCCCTCATAG